The DNA region TGAGGCGCGAATCTTGGTTGATTCTGCGCAGCAGAGCCTTTTTGATGAGCCCGTCAGGCGAAAGGGTGCAAGTCTGGACCAACTCGCTGAAGAACTACGCGCGCAACTCACTGCCGTCCAAAAGTCATCTCAACCGAAACGATTGCAATTACTGCTCGCAGCAGAATCTGCAGCTTCGCTCGTGGCAGCTGAGATGCAGCATGCCGGAGTGCCCTGGCGGGTGGATATTCACGAGCAGCTCCTTGAAGATGCGCTGGGTCCGCGACCAACCGGCATGCAACGTCCGGAGAAAATGGACCGGCTTCTTGCCGAGCTGCGGGCAAAATTGGGGGCAATTGGCCTCAACCCCGACTCACCCCAAGACCTGATGCGCGCGTTACATCGAGCCGGGATTGAAACTAAAAGTGCCCGCACTTGGGAACTGCAAAACATCAAGCATCCCGCGATTGAACCGCTGTTGGCCTATAAAAAACTCTCCAGACTCTTCAGCGCCAATGGCTGGGCGTGGCTAGATCAGTGGGTTCACGACGGTCGATTCCGGCCAGAATATGTAGTTGGCGGTGTAGCTTCTGGCCGATGGGCTTCCCGGGGCGGCGGCGCATTGCAAATTCCGAAACAGGTTCGCGGCGCGGTGCATGCAAATCACGGCTACAAACTCATCGTCGCCGATGCAGCGCAGCTGGAGCCTCGAGTCCTCGCAGCGCTGGCCCAGGATGCAAAGATGGCGGAGGCTGCCCAGGATCACGATCTATATGCCGGTATTGCAGCTCAAGGATTCGGCGGCGATCGCGCAAAAGCCAAAGTCGCACTGCTCGGGGCAATTTATGGTGCCACCACTGGCGAATCCGGCCGGCTTATGCCCTAGTTGACCAGAACGTATCCGCGCGCAGTGGCACTGGTTGAAAATGCCGCTCGAGCTGGCGAGCGAGGTGAAATCGTGAGTACTTTTCTGGGTAGGAGCTCGCCGCCGCCTTCGGAACGTTGGCTTGCCGCACAGCGAAGCACCACAGAGCAAGAGCAACACTGGGCAGATAATCTCGCACGGTCTCGCGGCCGATTCACCCGGAATTTTGTCGTGCAAGGTTCTGCGGCAGAGTGGGCCTCCTGTTGGCTTGCCGAACTGCGCAGAAGGTTGCGGGCTCAGCCCGGCCTCAATGCCGAAATGGTGTTTTTCCTGCATGACGAAGTGATGGTGCACTGCCCGGAGAGTGCCGTTGAACAAGTGAGCGCACTGATTTCAGCGGCGGCACAGTCCGCCAAAGAGCTCATCTATGGCCAAGCACCCATCAACTTTCCGGTGACTATCGCCGTCGTCGATCATTATGACGAGGCTAAGTAGCATTTGCGATAGCCTGACGACTCTACGTTAGCCAGAATACCGGTCGTCTTGCTAACGCAATGTTGCCTAGCTATCGCAGCTGCCGAAAAACCGCGCCAGCATCAGAGCGGTGCGAGCATCTCTTGACGGCGGTCCCAGTCTTTGGTCCAACCCAGCTCGTCAAAAAGCTTGTTCAAAATACTACCGGTAAATCCCCAGACAACAGCATCTTGCACTAGGAACGCCGGGCTGCGGAACGTGCTTTTGCCACGACTTACCGTCGCCATCTTGCGCAGATCAGGATCAAGCAACTCACTAACCGGCGCACGGAAAACTCGGGCAGACTCAGCAAGATCCACCGCAAAAACGGGCGACGGCGCAGCCCACCAAGCCAGCACCGGCGTCACCATGAAATGACTCACCGGCAACCTCGTCTGCGGTAGCTGACCAAGAATTTCGACGCCGGCCGGGTCAAGACCAGTTTCTTCGACAGCCTCACGGATGGCGGCAGCCACGACGTCGACGTCGTGCGGCTCCACCCCGCCGCCTGGAAAACCAAGCTGGCCCGGATGATCTTCTAAAGTCGTGGCTCGTTCGACCAAAAGCACATCGCAGTCTTCTGGTGCGCTCAACCGCCCCTGCTCACCAGAGTGACCCTCGCGGTTTCCAAACAGGATCAGCACCGCAGCTTGCCGAGCAGTTTCGGGATTGATACTCATATCTCGAATTTCGTCGCGCATCGCGGAAACTTGTCCTGCTGCAGACTTGGTTGCTAGCGCTTTGAGCTGCTGATACGCGTTCTGATTCTGATTCACGTAGGTGTAACGCTCCGATCGGCCAAAAGCTGCCGCTGAGATTCTTGTCGCAACTCTGCCGCGGCACCAACGTCGGCCAACATCGCCGCTAAAAGTGTCTCCTGACCTGGAGCTAGCTCATATTTGAGCAGCTTCTTGGCCTTTTCCGGATCCGTCTCACCCATGCCATACGAGGGGCAAAGTGAAGCGACGGTGCAAGCGCCACAAGCCGGCTTGCGCGAGTGGCACACTCTCCTGCCATGAAAGACCACACGATGTGAAAGCATCGTCCAATCAACAGGCTCAATCAGCTCGCCCACGTCAGATTCCACCACACCCGGATCTTCCGAGTCGGTCCAGCCGAATCGACGCGCTAAGCGGCCAAAATGCGTATCAACGGTAATCCCAGGAATCCCAAAGGCGTTCCCCAACACCACATTGGCGGTTTTGCGGCCCACACCCGGCAACGTGATTAATTCGTCGAGGGTTCCAGGGACCACGCCGTCGTACTCATCAACAATCCTATTCGCCAACCCGATCAGCGACTTTGCCTTCGCCCGGAAGAATCCAGTGGGCCGAATAATTTCCTCAAGCTCCAAAGATTCCGCCTGCGACAAGGAGACCGGGTCCGGGTAACGCCGAAACAGCATCGGACTAATCTGATTGACCCGGACGTCGGTAGTCTGCGCTGAAAGCACCGTGGCAACCAACAGCTCGAACGGATTCCGAAAATCTAGCTCCGCATGAGCATACGGATAGGATTCGGCCAGAATCCGATTAATTTTGCGCGCACGCGGTTTAAGGGCGAGCTGCGATTCAGCCATTTTCGGGAGCACGCTCAATGTTGCTCAAATCGCGCAGAACGCCGACTCTTCCGTCCGAATTTTGCACAATAAAATTGTGCCCACGGTCCTGCAACGCCAAGAACCAAACCCCTGGCTCGATGTTGAAAAGGAATCCACCGGTGTGCTCGTCCAGGCATGAATCGCCCCGGTGTGTCCGGAGGGTTTCTCAGACGATGAGCCTGTCGGCGGCTGCCGTGCTCTGGTAGTGATTGTAGTAGTGGTTTTCTAGCTCTACTGGTGGGATGTCTCCGCAGTACTGGTAGAGCCTTCGGTGGTTGTACCAATCGACCCATTCAGCGGTGCCGATTTCGACTTCTTCTAGAGTCCGCCAGGGCTTGCCGGGTTTGATCAGCTCGGTCTTATAAAGCCCGTTGATGGTTTCCGCCAAGGCGTTGTCGTAACTATCACCCACAGAACCGATCGAGGGGCGGATACCGGCCTGGGCCAGGCGTTCGGTGAAGGCCAAGGAGGCGTATTGAGCCCCGGCATCGTGATGATGAATCACCCCGGAAATCTCAGCCCCGGCCCGTTCACGACTCCAGATTGCCTGATTAACTGCGTTGAGCACTAGCACGGTGTTCATAGAAGCACTCGCTGACCAGCCCAGGATCCTCCGAGAGTAAGCATCGATCACGAAGGCAACATAGACCCACCCGGACCAGGTCGAAACATAGGTGAAATCATCTACCCATAGCCGATCCGGTGCCGTTGGTGTGAAATCACGGCGGACCAAGTCCTTCGCTCGGGCCGCCTTCGAGTCTTTGATCGTGGTGCGTTTGACCTTGCCACGGACCGCACCCTGTATGCCAAGTAACCCCATGAGCCGTTCTACCGTGCACCTGGCCACCGGCACACCTTCACGGTTCATCGCCAACCAGACTTTCCTGGTGCCGTAAACCCCGTAATTAGCGGCATACACCTTCTGGATCACGGGCTTGAGCACCTCATCACGTTGTTCTCGGTGAGATCGTGTTTTATCCACCCATTCGTAGTACGTGGACGGGGTGGTCTTCACCCCGTCCCAGTAAGCACCTGGCAGATCGACTCGACACCCCACCGCAATCCATTATTCTCGCGGTGACCGGCATGGTCCTTGATGTATTTCACGATCAGTGTTGTGGCGGTCGAGTTCGACCGCGAAAAAAGCTGAAGCACTCCGAAGGATCGCGTTCGCCCGTTTCAGCTCGGCCGATTCCGTGCTCGTTGTTCCAGTTCTAGTACCAACATCGATCTCGGCTTGCCGGACCCATTTACGCACCGTTTCCGGCACACCCACACCCAAAAGCTGGGCAACTTTTTGCATCGCCGCCCACTCCGAAGATGCACCCTCCATCTCCGCCACCATGCGCACCGTACGATCCTTCAACTCCTGCGGATACCGTGTCGTAGTTTTCCCTGCCATGTCCTGATCCTCTCAAACAAGAAAGTCTCCGGACACACCGGGGCGATTCAGCTCCGGTGCCGCGGCGAAGGACGGCGGCGGCGCTACGGCCGGGGCCACCTGCTCTGGTTGCTCGGGCTGGCCCGAAATTGTCTCAGCCACAGGCGACTCCGTTTGCTGGTCGAAGACAATTGGCTGCTCGGCTTGTCCAGCAGGATCTTCTTCGTTCGACGCCTCCGACGCCTCCGGTGTCTCCGGCGCTTCCGATTCAGCAAATGTTGACGCGACTACATCAACTTGCTCGACCGGGGCCGGGTGCAAATTTTCCGCCGGAACGGCGCTGCCAGCTCCTATCGCGGCAATTGCTGGCACAACAACTGGCGCTGCACCGAAGAATGGTAGCCATTTTGCAGCAACGGTCGCGGCGAGCAAGCCCAGAGCGCCAATAAAGGAAATCAGAAAGCCAACTTTGAAGCCGCCAACAACCAACAAGAAGAAATAACCCGCGGCAAAGGAGGCCACAACCGAAGCAAATTGGTCCTGCGTGAGCATACCCACCCGAAGCTCATCCAACTTATTGAGCCGACGAACCAAGAACGTCCCGGCGACGATCAACAGCAGCAGAATGCCGATAATCAGGAAGTAGATACCTGAGGTGTTCCAAAAATTTCCGGCACCATTCGTGGTTACCGGGATGACCGAGCCGATAAGCATCAGCAACACAGAGCCGAAAATTACCAATTCACGCAGGTTAAACGGCCCTAAGACCGATCCGCCGCGCTGGCCAATCGGGCCACCATGCGCACCCAAATTCGTTGCCTGTGTCACCGTGCCAACCACCGTAGTGGGCTGGATGTTGCTCACGTTCTCTCCTCGCCGGCCCCCAATAGAGTCCGATTCTCGGTGAATATCCCCACCTGAGAATAATGAACGAGACTCCACAACCAAAGTCAATCCGCGCAAAATCCGGGTTTTATCTGCGCATTGTTGGGTATCTTGATGCATTTGAGCGCACAAATGTGACCGCTGAGCGCGCTGCCTGACGTCAAATTGTGAGCTGGCGCACGCATTTTGGGCACCGCGCGCTAGGGTAGGAATCAATCCGAAATATCGCGTGGTGTTCGCCACGAACAGGGACCGCAAAGGAAAAAGAATGCCCGAAAATGAAGCCGGCGAAGCTCTCGAAAACCTGTTGCATGAGAACCGTAAGTTCCCGCCGAGCACAGAATTCGCCGCCAACGCGGTAGCAAAAGCTTCACTCTACGAAGAGGCCGCAGCGGACAGGCTCGGGTTCTGGGCAAAACAGTCTCGCGAGCTACTCAGCTGGGGCAAGGACTTCGACCAGACTTTGGATTGGTCCGAGGCGCCGCTGGCTAAATGGTTTGTTGGCGGTGAGATCAACGTCGCCTACAACGCCTTGGACCGTCACGTCGAAGCCGGCAACGGCGAGCGAGTGGCAATCTATTGGGAGGGCGAGCCGGGCGACACCCGCGAATTCACCTATGCGCAGCTCACCGAAGAGGTCAAAAAGCAGCGAATGCCTTTGAAACACTTGGTCTGGCCAAAGGCGACCGGGTAGCGATCTACTTGCCGATGGTTCCAGAAGCTGTCATTTCCATGCTTGCTTGCGCTCGAATTGGCGCTATTCACTCAGTGGTATTCGGCGGTTTCTCTGCCGACGCGCTGCGCAACCGCATCGACGACGCCGAGGCGAAGCTCGTGGTCACCGCCGATGGCACCTATCGCCGGGGCGCGCCGAGCTCGCTCAAACCGGCCGTTGACGCTGACCTTGAGGAGCCCGGGCACACGGTGCAACACGTCGTCGTTGTGGTCAAACGCAATGGCGAACCGGTGGCATGGCCCGAAGGCCGCGATGTTTGGTGGTCAGATTCAGTCGGCACGGCCAGCGCAGAACACCAAGCAGCGCTGCACGACTCTGAGCACCCGCGGTTTATCCTTTACACCTCTGGAACTACCGGTAAGCCCAAAGGCATCCTGCACACCACCGGTGGCTATTTGACGCAGACTGCGTACTGACACAAGAACGTCTTTGATTTGCGCCCGGAATCAGATGTCTATTGGTGTGCCGCTGATATTGACTGGGTTACCGGCCGCAGCTACATTGCTTATGCTCCGCTAATCAATGGAGCTTCGATTGTGATGTACGAAGGCACCCCGGATACTCCGCATTAGGGTCGCTGGTGGGAAATCATCGAGAAATACAAAGTGACGATCCTGTACGCCGTGCCAACGGCAATCCGCACTTTCATGAAGTGGGGCCGAGATATTCCCGCTAAGTACGATCTGAGTTCACTCAAGGTGCTCGGTTCGGTCGGCGAGCCAATAAACCCAGAAGCTTGGATTTGGTACCGCGAAATCATTGGTGGCGGCAAGACCCCGATCGTGGACACTTGGTGGCAGACCGAGACCGGCGGCATGATGATTTCGCCGTTGCCAGGTGTAACAGCGACGAAACCCGGCTCAGCTCAGGTTGCACTGCCTGGCATTGAAGTGGACGTTGTTGACGATCTAGGCGTGCCGGTAGGCAACGGGCAAGGTGGTTACCTTGTGGTGAAGTCGCCGTGGCCCTCGATGCTCCGCGGCATCTGGGGCGATCCGGAACGGTACAAGGACACCTACTGGAGCCGTTTCGACAATATGTACTTCGCCGGCGATGGGGCCAAAAAGGACGACGACAGCGACATCTGGTTGCTCGGCCGGGTGGACGATGTGATGAACGTGTCTGGGCGCCGCCTGTCCACCACCGAAATCGAATCCGCTTTGGTGAGCCATCCCTCGGTGGCCGAGGCCGCCGTCGTCGGTGCTGCGGATGAGACTACCGGTCAGGCGGTAGCGGCCTTCGTGATCTTGCGCGGATCCGCGGTGGATGATCCCGACGTCGAACAGACCCTGCGCAATCACGTAGGTAAGGAAATCGGCCCGATTGCGAAGCCCAAGCGGATCTTAGTGGTTCCGGAGCTGCCCAAGACCCGCTCGGGCAAGATTATGCGTCGATTGCTCAAGGACATCGCTGAGGGCCGTGACGCAGGAGACGCAACGACCCTCGCGGACGCTGGGATCATGCAGCTCATTTCGGACAGCCTCAAGAAGTAGCACCTCTAACGCACTTGGGCGCAGTTGCGCCGGGTATTCATGATGAATACCCGGCTCAACTGCGCCCAAGTGGATTCGGTTTGCGTGAATTGTGATTCAGGACGCTAATCGTCCGCAATTAGTTGTAGAGTTTGAGTATGACTATCGCACGGATTCCCCAGGTGGTTCTTGACTGCCCAGACCCGCGAATTCTCGCTGAGTTTTATGGCGCACTATTAGATTGGAAAGTCACCGACGAGGGCGATTGGTATACCGTTCGCGCTGACTACGGCGATGCCCTACATTTCCAGCAAGTTAGTGACTTTGCGCCACCGCAGTGGCCCGGCCAGGCCAGACCGCAGCAAATACACCTCGATTTCACTGTAGATGACCTCGACGCCGCAGAAGCCGCGACGCTAGAGCTCGGTGCTACCAAGCATGAGTATCAGCCGGGTAGCTCGTTTCGGGTTTTCTTAGACCCGGCAGGTCACCCATTCTGCCTCTGCCTAGACTAAAACCCGGCGGGTCAAAGACTTACAACACGATTTCCCGGCCTAGCTCGGCGGATTCGTAGATCGCCGCAATGATCTTCATCAGTTCCAGCCCATGCGCGGCCGGGGCTGCCTCAGCAACCTCACCCCGCACGGTCGCCAGGAAGTAGTCAATTTCCTTCCGATAACCCACAGGATCGAAGCTCAAGGAATCTATCACCGGGGTAATGTCCACCAAAGTGTCGTGTTTCGCGGTGAAAATCTTCAGCGCGGGCTCAAGGGTTGCGCCACCATTCTCGCCGAAAACCTGGACCTTCACCTCGTCCGCTCCGTGCAGTGAATAGCTGGTGTCAAAGTGGATCACGGCACCATTTTCGAAGGTCACCAAGGCCGAGGCCAGGTCTTCCACCGAGTTCTGTTCTGGGTCATAGTCCGCCGAAAGGTACCGGCTCAAATTCTTGATATTGGCCCGGTTGCCCAGCTTGTGGAACACCGCACCAGAAACGCGGGAAACCTTGGGGCAACCCATAAAATACCAGCAGATATCCAAGAAATGCACGCCCAAATCGGTCAGCGGCCCGCCACCGGACTTTGACTTATCCGCGAACCACCCACCGGGGTTGCCCGCACGACGTAAGCAGGACGCTTTCGCGTAGTAAATTGGCCCGAGTTCGCCGGCATCAATGAACTGCTTGAGCACCGTTGCATTGGGCGAGAATCGCCGCACATAAGCCACCTGAAGTTTGCCTGTCGAAGCATCTGCCACCGCAGCAACTTCCTCAGCCTGCGCTAGCGTCGCCGTCATCGGTTTTTCAATCAGCACATGCTTGCCTGCTCGCAAAGCAGCAATGACTAATTCAGCGTGCGTATCGTTCCGCGTGCAGATGCTCACCGCATCGATCTCCGGATCGGCAAAGATCTCCGCCGGATCGGTCACCGCACGGGCGCCGTATTGCTCAGCACGTTCTGCGGCCCGCGGCGCAAAAATATCGCAGACAGCGACCAACTCAGCTTCGGGCGAATCCAGGTAAGCCTTCAAATGCTCGTCAGCAATGGTGCCCAGCCCGACGACGGCGACGCGTACCGCCGCGCTCATGCTGAGACCTCCGAATCTGAGACCTCGGCGAGCAGCCGGCGGGCGTTCGTCAAAGCCTGTTCGCAAGCGCTCAGACAATCTTGCGCACCTTCGTACTCAATCGACAGCGCCCCCGAGAAGCCTGCCTCCTGCACCGTCCAAAGAATCCGGGACAAATCCAAGTCGCCAAAGCCCAAAACGGAGCCCTGAATAAAGTTTCCGGCGATGGTTTCCAGCCAGCCTTCGCCCGGGAAATTCTCGCGAATGAAGAAATCTTTGAGATGCACCACCGAAGCCTGCGGGGCCAGTTTCGCAACGGCCGCATACGGTGAGTCATCGACGCAAAGAAAATTTTCGACGTCGAGCGTGGTCTTGAAATTCTCCCGATCCACCAGGTACAACAGCCGCGCAATCCGCTCACTATGGTTGATGAAGAAGCCGTGATTTTCCACTGATGTGGTGATGCCTAAACCAGCTGCATAGTCAGCGATTTGCTGGCAGGCTGGCACAATCGCGGTCAAAACCGATTCGAGTTCCGCTTGCGAAGACTCACGCCAAGCCCATTCGACCACGTCGTGCCGGAAGAACTTTGTGCCAAGCGCCGCCGCAATGTCTACCTGGCCGCACACCCGTTGCACCTCAGCGGCAACATCGCCTTACCGGAAGTCGGCAGCGACCACGTAGTTGAGAATGGGCAAACCCAATGACTCAGCGTGCGCACGGACTGCCGCCGCAGACTCAACGGTTAGCGGCTCAATCAGACCCGCTTCGGAAATTTCGATATGTGCAGCATCTCGCTCGGCCGCCCAACTGAGCACTCCCGGCAGATCAAGCCGACCGTCGGCCATAGCGCCAGCAAAACTGTACGAGCTGAACCCGATCTTCATAAAGCTCCTTTGCGATTCAAAATAGTTTTATACGAGCATATTGGCGCACATGAGTGACTGTCAGCACCGGAATTTTATTCGTCAACGAAGAAACTCTCGGATCAACCACCCAAGCCCTAGCGCAGCCTATGCTGGCAGGCGTGAACTCACTGTCTGCTACACCGCAAGAACGGCCCAGAATCGCCATTGCTGGTATTGCTCTTGAAGCCAGCACCTATTCGCCCGCCCGCACGCCAGAAAGCGGATTTGTTCGGCGAAGAGGTCAAGAAATCCTGGACTATTACGACTTCTTTGCCCCGGGCGCGCCCATCAGAGAAGCAGCCGATTGGCTTCCGCTGCTGCATTATCGGGCGATTCCGGGCGGTGCGGTGCCACTAGCAGAGTACGAAAACATGAAAGCCGCAATATGCGCCGCCGTTCAAGAAGTTCTGATCGACGGCCCCCTAGACGGCTTTTACTTCGATATCCACGGTGCGATGAGCGTTGTTGACCTCGATGACCCCGAGGGTGATCTGATCCTAGCGCTGCGCAAACTCACTGGCCCAGAAACGGTGTTTGCCTCCGGCATGGATCTACACGGTAATGTCTCGCAAACACTGGCCTGGCAGCTGGACGTACCAAACTGCTATCGGATGGCCCCACATAAAGACTGGCTAGAGACCAAAGAACGCACTGCGAGCAATCTGCTCCCAGTCATCGCCAGCGGCAAACGTCCGCTCAAAGCCTGGGTTCCGGTGCCAATTTTGTTGCCGGGCGAGAAAACTAGCACTCGTGACGCACCAGCAAAGAGCCTGTACCAGCGAGTGGCGCAGGTAGCCCAGTTGGACGGCGTGCTCGACGCCGGGCTATGGATAGGTTACGCCTGGGCTGATGAGCCGCGCAATCATGCGGTGGTCATGACCACCGGCAGCGATTGGCAGCAGATCTGCACCGAAGCCGAAGGCATCGCGGCGCAAATGTGGAGTCAACGCGCTGATTTCCAGTTCGTGGCACCAGCCGGATCCCTCGAAGAATGCCTGGATACGGCGTTGAGCAGCACCGCGCGGCCATACTTCCTCAGTGATTCCGGTGATAATCCGACGGCGGGCGGCGCGGGCGATGTGACCTGGACGCTAGCACGCCTACTAGATACAACGCAGCCAGGCGGCCGCCGAGAAACCCAGCTCGCGGGCAAAACCATCATCTATGCATCGATTCCAGACGACCAGGGTGCGAAGTATTGTCAGCAGGCTGGCGTCGGCGCTGAAGTTGCCGTCACCATTGGCGCCCGGGTTGACGACGGGCCGGAGCCCCCCGCGACGGTGACCGGCGTCGTGCGACACGTTTGCGATACCGATCCGGTGGCCGGCGTCGAAATTGTCTTGCAGGCTGGACCGCTGCATATTCTGCTGACCGAACGGCGCAAGCCCTACCACTTATAAGAAGACTTCACCCGAAACGGTTTAAATCCACGCGAAGCCGATCTAGTTCTCGTGAAAATCGGCTATCTAGAGCCTGAACTCTTCGACATGGCCGCCGGCTGGATGCTGGCCCTCACCCCCGGCGGCGTCGATCAAGACTTACAGCGCCTAGGCCATCATCGGATCCTCCGACCGATGTTCCCTTACGACGACAACTTCCTTCCGGACCTCTCAGCACGCCAAATACCAGCCTCCAATGCAAGCTGGCCAGCAGCGACCGAAGAGGAAACTTCGGCACCGAACTAACCAATTGCTATTCCGCCCGGCCTCCGCCCTGTGGTTCTCTTCGATATCAAGTCAGCAACAGGTCGAGAGCCGAGGAGCCCACTATGGAAAATATGTCCCGTCGCGGTTTATTGGGATTGGGCGGCACCCTAGGCGCTGCCGCATTGTTGAGTGCTTGCGGCGGTGGAAGCGGGGGCGATGCGAGTAACGACTCCACCTCCACACCCGCCAAGCTGCGAGTCTGGTTCATGAAGGACTCGGTTTCAGACCAGGCACAAAAATGGCTTACCGATGCATTTGCGAAAAAATTCCCCGGCTCCTCTCTGGTCATTGAACAGCAGGACTGGGACGGCATCGTGCCGAAGCTGCAGACGGCTCTAGCGAGCGCCGAATCAACACCAGATCTCATTGAGCTAGGCAACACCCAAGCACCGACATTTTGCGCGGTGGGTGCGCTGGCGGATTTGACCGATATGAAGGACCAGCTTGGCGGCAAAGACCTCACGCAGTCGCTGGTTGATCTGGGTAGCTTCAACGGCAAGATGTTCGCTGCCCCGTTCTACGCTGGCAGCCGGATTTTCATTTACCGCAAAGATTTCTTTGAGCAAGCCGGCATTACCGTCCCCCAAACTTTGGACGAGCTGACACAGGCAGCAACTAAACTGCAAGCCGCCAACCCACCGAAAAATTCGCACTTCACCGGTCTGTTCTTACCCGGCATCTCGAACCAATCTGCCTTTGCTTGGCTCTTTACCAATGGCGGTCGCCTAGCAACCCAGGACGGTAACAGCTGGAAAGGCGGCTTGTCTTCAGCCGAATCCCAAAAGGGTTTGAGCCAGTTGCAGGAAATCTGGCGGACCGGTTCAACTACCGGAAATGTGACTGATACTTCGATTTCTACCGCCCCTTACACAGCTTTCAACGCGGAAGAAACTGGAATGTTCTTCGGCTTCAATTTCCACGTCAAGAAGCTCACCCCGGAGCTGGTATAATCCGGCAAAGTAGGCTATTT from Renibacterium salmoninarum ATCC 33209 includes:
- a CDS encoding NUDIX hydrolase yields the protein MNQNQNAYQQLKALATKSAAGQVSAMRDEIRDMSINPETARQAAVLILFGNREGHSGEQGRLSAPEDCDVLLVERATTLEDHPGQLGFPGGGVEPHDVDVVAAAIREAVEETGLDPAGVEILGQLPQTRLPVSHFMVTPVLAWWAAPSPVFAVDLAESARVFRAPVSELLDPDLRKMATVSRGKSTFRSPAFLVQDAVVWGFTGSILNKLFDELGWTKDWDRRQEMLAPL
- the nth gene encoding endonuclease III — protein: MAESQLALKPRARKINRILAESYPYAHAELDFRNPFELLVATVLSAQTTDVRVNQISPMLFRRYPDPVSLSQAESLELEEIIRPTGFFRAKAKSLIGLANRIVDEYDGVVPGTLDELITLPGVGRKTANVVLGNAFGIPGITVDTHFGRLARRFGWTDSEDPGVVESDVGELIEPVDWTMLSHRVVFHGRRVCHSRKPACGACTVASLCPSYGMGETDPEKAKKLLKYELAPGQETLLAAMLADVGAAAELRQESQRQLLADRSVTPT
- a CDS encoding VOC family protein — protein: MTIARIPQVVLDCPDPRILAEFYGALLDWKVTDEGDWYTVRADYGDALHFQQVSDFAPPQWPGQARPQQIHLDFTVDDLDAAEAATLELGATKHEYQPGSSFRVFLDPAGHPFCLCLD
- a CDS encoding Gfo/Idh/MocA family protein: MSAAVRVAVVGLGTIADEHLKAYLDSPEAELVAVCDIFAPRAAERAEQYGARAVTDPAEIFADPEIDAVSICTRNDTHAELVIAALRAGKHVLIEKPMTATLAQAEEVAAVADASTGKLQVAYVRRFSPNATVLKQFIDAGELGPIYYAKASCLRRAGNPGGWFADKSKSGGGPLTDLGVHFLDICWYFMGCPKVSRVSGAVFHKLGNRANIKNLSRYLSADYDPEQNSVEDLASALVTFENGAVIHFDTSYSLHGADEVKVQVFGENGGATLEPALKIFTAKHDTLVDITPVIDSLSFDPVGYRKEIDYFLATVRGEVAEAAPAAHGLELMKIIAAIYESAELGREIVL
- a CDS encoding sugar phosphate isomerase/epimerase family protein; protein product: MQRVCGQVDIAAALGTKFFRHDVVEWAWRESSQAELESVLTAIVPACQQIADYAAGLGITTSVENHGFFINHSERIARLLYLVDRENFKTTLDVENFLCVDDSPYAAVAKLAPQASVVHLKDFFIRENFPGEGWLETIAGNFIQGSVLGFGDLDLSRILWTVQEAGFSGALSIEYEGAQDCLSACEQALTNARRLLAEVSDSEVSA
- a CDS encoding extracellular solute-binding protein, which codes for MENMSRRGLLGLGGTLGAAALLSACGGGSGGDASNDSTSTPAKLRVWFMKDSVSDQAQKWLTDAFAKKFPGSSLVIEQQDWDGIVPKLQTALASAESTPDLIELGNTQAPTFCAVGALADLTDMKDQLGGKDLTQSLVDLGSFNGKMFAAPFYAGSRIFIYRKDFFEQAGITVPQTLDELTQAATKLQAANPPKNSHFTGLFLPGISNQSAFAWLFTNGGRLATQDGNSWKGGLSSAESQKGLSQLQEIWRTGSTTGNVTDTSISTAPYTAFNAEETGMFFGFNFHVKKLTPELV